A genomic stretch from Shewanella woodyi ATCC 51908 includes:
- the murE gene encoding UDP-N-acetylmuramoyl-L-alanyl-D-glutamate--2,6-diaminopimelate ligase — translation MLLKDLLAPWFHYSGSESVNKLSLDSREVDQGDLFVAVPGHQVDGRDYIDVAAKNGAQVSLVHTDNPEMHGKVLTSNSTQIFFFQLSRQLSALAAQAYPLPVERLKLVGVTGTNGKTSITQLMAQLLVCLGKQPAVMGTLGNGLWGGLVDSGNTTADPITIMAQLNAFNELGADLCAMEVSSHGLIQARVDAVPFDLAIFTNLSRDHLDYHGTMQAYGEAKFRLFKFPSLKSGVINLDDDLGKQWLAQSDSAKLIGYSIAGDSDTVSQDAAIYTKGNHFHNQGVRAKLVWPEGCGNIDSPLLGAFNLSNLLAALAGLYQLGFDMNALLNAVPKLNAVAGRMEQFTTENGITLVVDYAHTPDAIEQALKALRGHCEGELWCLFGCGGDRDKGKRPLMAQSAEAYADRIMVTSDNARSESPDEIINDVLAGLNRPERAVTQVDRELAIREVLAAAKPGDLILLAGKGHETYQEAGGVRRDYDERALARSLASGSLANNSSEVDR, via the coding sequence ATGCTACTAAAAGATCTATTAGCACCTTGGTTCCATTACTCAGGATCTGAGAGTGTTAACAAGTTGAGCCTTGATAGCCGTGAGGTAGACCAAGGCGATCTGTTTGTTGCTGTGCCTGGTCATCAAGTTGATGGTCGAGATTACATTGATGTGGCGGCAAAAAATGGTGCACAAGTGTCACTGGTGCATACTGACAACCCCGAGATGCACGGTAAGGTTTTGACTAGCAACAGCACCCAGATTTTTTTCTTTCAGCTAAGCCGTCAGCTCTCTGCTTTGGCTGCTCAGGCCTATCCACTGCCTGTTGAGCGTTTGAAATTAGTTGGTGTCACAGGCACAAATGGTAAAACTTCTATTACGCAGCTTATGGCGCAACTGTTAGTTTGTTTAGGCAAACAGCCTGCTGTGATGGGAACCTTAGGTAATGGACTTTGGGGAGGGTTAGTCGACAGTGGTAATACAACCGCCGACCCTATTACCATCATGGCTCAACTTAACGCTTTTAATGAGCTGGGTGCAGATCTGTGTGCAATGGAAGTATCAAGCCATGGCCTGATACAGGCAAGAGTCGATGCGGTCCCCTTCGACTTGGCTATTTTTACTAATTTAAGCCGAGATCATCTTGATTATCATGGCACTATGCAGGCCTATGGTGAGGCTAAGTTCAGGTTATTTAAGTTCCCCTCTCTAAAGTCAGGCGTTATCAACCTTGATGATGATTTAGGTAAGCAGTGGTTGGCTCAAAGTGATTCAGCCAAGCTGATTGGTTATAGCATTGCTGGCGATAGTGACACTGTTTCTCAAGATGCAGCTATTTATACCAAAGGTAACCATTTTCATAATCAAGGTGTCAGAGCAAAGCTTGTATGGCCCGAAGGCTGCGGCAATATTGACTCCCCTCTGCTAGGTGCATTTAACCTGTCAAACTTGCTTGCAGCTTTAGCGGGCCTTTATCAACTTGGTTTTGATATGAATGCCCTGCTTAATGCCGTGCCAAAGCTGAATGCCGTTGCTGGACGAATGGAGCAGTTTACTACTGAAAACGGTATCACACTTGTGGTGGATTATGCCCATACTCCCGATGCTATTGAACAGGCACTTAAGGCGCTAAGAGGTCACTGTGAGGGTGAGCTGTGGTGTCTATTTGGTTGTGGCGGCGATCGTGATAAAGGCAAGCGTCCTTTAATGGCGCAGTCTGCTGAAGCGTATGCCGACCGTATTATGGTGACCAGTGATAATGCTAGAAGCGAGTCTCCAGATGAGATAATTAATGACGTATTGGCAGGGCTTAATCGCCCTGAACGTGCGGTTACACAAGTGGATCGTGAACTGGCGATTAGAGAGGTGCTAGCCGCCGCTAAACCTGGCGACCTTATTTTGCTGGCAGGTAAGGGGCATGAAACCTATCAAGAGGCCGGTGGTGTGCGACGTGATTATGATGAACGTGCATTAGCTCGCAGTTTAGCAAGTGGAAGTTTAGCTAATAATAGTTCTGAGGTAGATAGATGA
- a CDS encoding peptidoglycan glycosyltransferase FtsI: MSKQAKRKKKPQLIQWRLYVVVAFVCLLFTSLIGRAAYIQIVEPEKLRHESDMRTLRTTSREVQRGLITDRNGEMLAVSVPVKAVYADPKVVHDKNGFVDMRRWQALADVLHEPKDEILKRVQSNPRKRFTYLKRQVTPAVAEYIKQLRLPGVYLKSESRRYYPTSEISAQLVGITNIDDVGIEGIENSYNDWLTGTPSKQKVRKSRDGHVVERLDMVHEGESPNDLVLSIDQRIQQLAYREIKRVTEINQATSASIVVLDVHTGEVLAMANTPSYNPNSRENLQSYRMRNRALTDAYEPGSTIKPFVVAAALDAGTIKEDQIFKTYPGRMRIGGKIVRDGRDYGDLSLSGILVHSSNVGMAKIGLSMPVQELLGSYQTMGLGNYSGINLEGESSGLIHDRRRWSDFERATLSFGYGFMVTPLQLARLYATLGSKGVLYPVSILKLKQRPEGTQVISPHVAQSVMEMLVGVTEKGGTATKAHIEGYPVAGKTGTARKAVAGGYGEDYVAVFAGVAPVHNPRLAIAVVVNEPKGDKYYGGDLAAPAFAKVMSGALQMLNVEPISSTEKVRLAGSTRRAE, from the coding sequence ATGAGTAAGCAGGCAAAGCGTAAGAAGAAGCCGCAACTAATACAATGGCGTTTATATGTCGTCGTGGCTTTTGTTTGCCTGCTGTTTACCAGTCTTATTGGTCGTGCTGCTTATATTCAGATTGTCGAACCTGAGAAGCTTCGCCATGAAAGTGATATGCGGACCCTAAGAACAACAAGTCGCGAGGTACAGCGTGGCTTGATCACAGATCGCAATGGCGAGATGCTGGCTGTGAGTGTTCCAGTTAAAGCGGTTTATGCCGATCCTAAGGTCGTGCATGATAAGAATGGTTTTGTTGATATGCGCCGTTGGCAGGCGCTGGCCGATGTGTTGCATGAACCTAAAGATGAGATCCTTAAGCGGGTTCAATCTAATCCTAGAAAACGTTTTACCTACCTTAAACGTCAGGTGACGCCCGCGGTTGCAGAGTATATCAAGCAGCTAAGGTTGCCTGGTGTCTATCTGAAATCTGAATCTCGTCGTTATTACCCAACCAGTGAGATCTCCGCTCAATTAGTGGGGATCACCAACATTGATGATGTGGGAATTGAGGGGATTGAAAACTCTTACAACGATTGGTTAACCGGTACTCCTTCAAAGCAGAAGGTACGTAAATCCCGTGATGGTCATGTTGTAGAACGTCTGGATATGGTTCATGAGGGAGAAAGTCCGAACGATCTGGTTCTTAGTATCGATCAGCGTATTCAGCAACTGGCTTACCGCGAAATAAAGAGAGTGACCGAGATTAACCAAGCGACCTCTGCGTCAATTGTGGTGCTTGATGTGCATACAGGTGAAGTACTGGCTATGGCCAATACACCATCTTATAACCCCAACTCTCGTGAAAACCTACAAAGCTATCGAATGCGTAATCGCGCACTAACAGATGCCTATGAACCTGGATCGACCATTAAACCTTTTGTGGTTGCAGCGGCGCTTGATGCGGGGACGATTAAAGAGGATCAAATCTTTAAAACTTATCCAGGACGTATGAGGATAGGTGGCAAGATTGTTCGTGATGGCAGAGATTATGGTGACTTGTCGCTTTCTGGGATCTTAGTGCACTCGAGCAACGTAGGCATGGCTAAAATCGGTCTCTCTATGCCTGTACAGGAGTTACTAGGTTCATATCAGACCATGGGGCTGGGTAACTACTCAGGTATCAACCTTGAGGGTGAGAGCTCTGGGCTTATCCATGACCGTAGACGTTGGTCAGATTTTGAAAGAGCAACGCTATCTTTTGGTTATGGGTTTATGGTGACCCCGCTTCAGCTGGCTAGACTCTATGCGACCTTAGGCAGCAAAGGGGTGCTATACCCAGTGTCAATTTTAAAGCTTAAACAGCGACCGGAAGGGACTCAAGTGATCTCTCCCCATGTGGCGCAGAGTGTGATGGAGATGTTGGTTGGTGTGACCGAGAAAGGTGGCACTGCCACTAAAGCGCATATTGAAGGTTATCCTGTGGCGGGTAAAACCGGTACGGCTCGAAAGGCGGTCGCTGGCGGCTATGGTGAAGATTACGTGGCAGTTTTTGCTGGCGTTGCACCTGTTCATAATCCAAGACTGGCAATTGCGGTTGTGGTTAATGAACCTAAAGGTGACAAATATTATGGTGGCGATCTTGCTGCACCAGCTTTTGCCAAGGTGATGTCGGGTGCATTGCAGATGCTCAATGTTGAGCCAATCTCTTCCACTGAGAAGGTGCGTTTAGCTGGAAGCACAAGGAGAGCAGAGTGA
- the ftsL gene encoding cell division protein FtsL, which produces MSQPQFNLPKIVLLDLWHHKWVLLLACAVLGNAITVVYTSHVTRKYTSQWDQMLQERDRLDIEWRNLLLEEQSQSEHSRITRIASKELEMNRPLPKEEIVVRVP; this is translated from the coding sequence TTGAGTCAGCCTCAATTTAATCTACCCAAAATCGTGCTACTTGATCTTTGGCATCATAAGTGGGTTTTGCTGCTTGCATGTGCTGTCTTAGGGAATGCAATTACTGTTGTATATACAAGCCATGTTACGCGTAAATATACCAGCCAGTGGGATCAGATGTTACAGGAGCGGGATAGGTTGGATATTGAATGGCGGAATTTACTTCTTGAGGAGCAGTCTCAATCGGAACATAGCCGTATTACCCGAATTGCATCGAAAGAGTTAGAGATGAACCGTCCGTTACCGAAAGAAGAAATTGTCGTTAGAGTGCCATAA
- the rsmH gene encoding 16S rRNA (cytosine(1402)-N(4))-methyltransferase RsmH — protein sequence MSQEFAHLSVLLTETVAGLNIKEDGIYIDGTFGRGGHSREVLKHLGENGRLIAIDRDPQAIEAAKQFADDARFSIVHGGFGQLATYVEELGLKGKIDGVLLDFGVSSPQLDDAERGFSFLRDGPLDMRMDNSQGETAADWLARAEVEDMAWVFKTYGEEKNSRHIARCIAADREKTPFLRTKELADLIARISKSKERNKHPATRVFQAIRIYINSELEQIDQALEGALTVLAPQGRLSVISFHSLEDRMVKRFIRRHSQGESVPHGLPITEAEINKTRLLKGVGKAIKPSDEEIERNTRARSSVLRVAQRLEH from the coding sequence ATGAGCCAAGAATTCGCACACTTATCAGTTCTGCTGACTGAAACCGTAGCAGGTCTAAACATAAAAGAAGATGGCATCTATATCGATGGCACATTTGGCCGTGGTGGCCACTCTCGCGAAGTACTTAAACATCTAGGTGAAAATGGTCGTCTGATTGCGATCGATCGTGATCCACAAGCCATTGAAGCGGCTAAACAGTTTGCTGATGATGCAAGATTTAGCATAGTCCATGGTGGCTTTGGCCAGCTAGCTACCTATGTAGAAGAGCTTGGTTTGAAAGGCAAAATCGATGGGGTATTGCTGGACTTTGGAGTGTCATCGCCTCAACTCGACGATGCCGAGCGTGGGTTTAGTTTTCTGCGTGATGGCCCGCTTGACATGCGTATGGATAACTCTCAAGGGGAGACGGCTGCCGATTGGTTAGCGCGCGCAGAGGTAGAGGATATGGCTTGGGTATTTAAAACCTATGGTGAAGAGAAAAATTCTCGTCATATCGCCAGATGTATCGCTGCAGATCGTGAAAAAACGCCATTTTTACGTACTAAAGAGTTGGCGGATCTGATTGCACGTATCTCTAAGAGTAAAGAGCGTAATAAACACCCTGCTACACGGGTTTTTCAGGCGATCAGAATCTATATCAATAGTGAATTAGAACAGATAGATCAGGCACTAGAGGGAGCATTAACGGTATTGGCTCCCCAAGGTCGATTATCGGTTATCAGTTTCCACTCTCTTGAAGACAGGATGGTTAAACGCTTTATTCGTCGTCACAGTCAGGGAGAAAGCGTACCTCATGGACTGCCGATCACCGAAGCGGAGATTAATAAGACTCGCCTTCTTAAGGGCGTGGGTAAAGCAATTAAGCCATCCGATGAAGAGATTGAGCGTAATACTCGTGCCCGTAGTTCAGTACTGCGTGTAGCGCAGAGACTGGAACACTAA
- the mraZ gene encoding division/cell wall cluster transcriptional repressor MraZ: MFRGASAINLDTKGRVAIPKRYREPLHVEYNSQLVITVDIQSACLLLYPLDEWSKIEAKLLLLSDTLPAERAMKRMLLGYAHECELDGNGRLLLPLPLRQYANLGKRAMLVGQLNKFELWDETAWQHQIEQSRETIQDEEFAENIRLADFSL; the protein is encoded by the coding sequence GTGTTTCGTGGTGCCAGTGCTATTAACCTTGATACAAAAGGTCGGGTCGCTATTCCAAAGCGTTACCGAGAGCCTCTGCACGTTGAATATAACAGTCAGTTAGTGATCACAGTTGATATCCAATCCGCCTGTTTACTGCTCTATCCATTGGATGAGTGGAGCAAGATCGAAGCTAAATTACTTTTGCTGTCAGATACTTTGCCAGCTGAACGCGCGATGAAACGTATGCTTCTAGGTTATGCACATGAATGTGAGCTAGATGGTAACGGCAGATTATTGTTACCTCTTCCCCTGCGCCAATATGCCAATTTAGGTAAACGCGCCATGCTGGTGGGGCAGCTGAATAAATTTGAGCTCTGGGATGAAACTGCTTGGCAGCATCAGATAGAGCAAAGCCGGGAGACGATTCAGGATGAAGAGTTCGCTGAAAATATACGTCTTGCCGATTTTTCACTTTAA
- the glpK gene encoding glycerol kinase GlpK, translating into MTKKYVVALDQGTTSSRAIIFDHDANIVSVSQREFTQIYPQAGWVEHDPMEIWASQSSTLIEVIARSGIHASEIASIGITNQRETTVIWDKQTGKPVYNAIVWQCRRSSEICEELKSQGLEAYIRDTTGLLLDPYFSGTKIKWILDNVSGVRERAERGELLFGTIDTWLVWKLTEGKVHVTDPTNASRTLLFNIHTQSWDKRILEALTIPESLLPQVKPSSAVYGKTRIAGEGGEISIAGIAGDQQSALFGQLCTEPGMAKNTYGTGCFLLMNTGEKAVKSNHGLLTTIAIGAKGEVNYALEGSVFMGGATIQWLRDELGLIRDAQDTEYFASRVESTNGVYLVPAFVGLGAPYWDPSARGALVGLTRGSNRNHIIRAALEAIAYQSRDLLDAMAKDSGVELKKLKVDGGAVANDFLMQFQADITSVEVQRPAVTETTAMGAAFLAGLAVGFWDSTSELKHRADIDKSFMPSISEEQKDELYAGWQKAVSQTING; encoded by the coding sequence GTGACTAAAAAATATGTTGTGGCACTGGACCAAGGAACTACCAGTTCCAGAGCGATTATTTTCGATCATGATGCGAATATTGTGTCGGTTTCACAGCGTGAGTTTACTCAAATTTATCCCCAAGCGGGTTGGGTTGAACATGATCCTATGGAGATATGGGCATCCCAGAGTTCCACTTTAATAGAGGTCATAGCACGAAGTGGGATCCATGCCAGTGAGATCGCATCGATTGGGATCACCAATCAACGTGAGACAACGGTTATCTGGGATAAGCAAACTGGCAAGCCAGTTTATAACGCCATTGTTTGGCAGTGCAGACGCAGCAGTGAGATCTGTGAGGAGCTTAAATCTCAAGGATTAGAGGCGTATATTCGAGATACTACAGGCCTACTCTTAGACCCTTACTTTTCTGGCACGAAAATTAAATGGATTTTAGACAATGTTTCGGGCGTGAGGGAGCGGGCTGAAAGAGGTGAGCTGCTATTTGGCACCATAGATACTTGGCTTGTATGGAAGCTGACTGAAGGTAAAGTTCATGTTACCGATCCCACCAATGCCAGTCGTACTTTATTGTTCAATATCCATACCCAAAGCTGGGATAAGAGAATACTTGAAGCATTAACTATCCCTGAATCTCTTCTTCCTCAAGTGAAACCCTCTAGTGCCGTCTATGGTAAAACGCGTATCGCAGGCGAAGGAGGAGAGATCTCCATTGCTGGGATTGCTGGCGATCAGCAATCTGCGCTCTTTGGTCAGCTATGTACTGAGCCGGGGATGGCAAAGAATACCTATGGTACTGGCTGTTTTCTTCTGATGAATACAGGAGAGAAAGCAGTAAAGTCGAATCATGGTCTACTGACAACCATAGCAATTGGTGCCAAGGGAGAGGTGAACTATGCTCTGGAGGGCTCAGTATTTATGGGAGGTGCGACGATTCAATGGCTAAGAGATGAGCTTGGATTAATCAGAGATGCTCAGGATACTGAGTATTTTGCCTCAAGAGTCGAGAGTACAAATGGCGTATATCTGGTACCAGCCTTCGTTGGTTTAGGAGCGCCCTATTGGGATCCTAGTGCCAGAGGGGCATTAGTAGGGCTGACCCGAGGTTCAAATCGAAACCACATTATTCGAGCGGCACTGGAAGCTATAGCCTATCAGAGCAGAGATCTGCTCGATGCAATGGCTAAAGACAGTGGTGTGGAGCTAAAGAAACTTAAAGTCGATGGTGGCGCAGTTGCCAATGACTTTTTGATGCAGTTTCAAGCCGATATAACTTCGGTTGAGGTGCAGCGACCAGCTGTTACAGAAACTACGGCTATGGGAGCTGCGTTTCTTGCAGGTCTAGCTGTGGGATTCTGGGACTCTACCTCAGAGCTTAAGCACAGGGCCGATATCGACAAATCTTTTATGCCATCTATCAGTGAAGAGCAAAAAGATGAGTTATATGCAGGCTGGCAAAAGGCTGTCTCACAAACGATTAATGGATAA
- a CDS encoding nuclear transport factor 2 family protein yields the protein MKPFLLVATLSVLPFTLSAATTPTSSEVVQSFIQAYNQHDVGLMVSHTTDDVTWMHITGKKVEVETSSKAEFGAAMTDYFESLKGANATILDMMESGNYVSTVERVTWDNDGEKLSQCSIGTFRVVDGKLAEFWYFPAHSCDELSTKPEVGPEVGVLQQTQY from the coding sequence ATGAAGCCCTTCCTATTGGTGGCCACATTATCCGTTTTACCATTCACCTTAAGTGCTGCAACGACTCCAACATCCAGTGAAGTCGTTCAGAGCTTTATACAGGCTTATAACCAGCATGATGTAGGTTTGATGGTCTCCCACACCACTGACGATGTAACTTGGATGCATATCACAGGTAAAAAGGTTGAAGTTGAAACATCCAGTAAAGCCGAGTTTGGCGCTGCAATGACAGATTATTTTGAAAGCCTTAAAGGTGCCAATGCGACGATTCTCGATATGATGGAATCTGGCAACTATGTCAGTACCGTAGAGAGAGTCACGTGGGATAATGATGGTGAAAAGCTGTCTCAGTGTAGTATCGGAACCTTCAGAGTGGTTGATGGTAAGCTTGCTGAGTTTTGGTACTTTCCAGCCCATTCATGTGATGAGCTGAGCACAAAGCCAGAGGTGGGGCCTGAAGTGGGCGTTTTGCAACAAACTCAATATTAA
- a CDS encoding outer membrane protein transport protein — translation MNKRILSVAVIAAIMGTTTQVQAAGFQLAEYSATGLGRAYAGEAAMADNAAAQFRNPAMLTYLQGTQMTTGAILVMPNIDVDGEVTYVDGKNPTSAKDIAGDAVVPNFYVSHQLNEQWFLGVALGSNFGMATELDDSFRGNQFGNEASVTTVELNPNIAYRINDQFSIGAGVRFVMGEGSFGAKSSVDVPLSASLIIPKGTTLKYMEGDDTSWGWQLGGAWQINANNRIGFNYRSEVEQNLEGEANGLGFSMLEGSMNASKIYAGAMELTLPATAEIASFHQLTDKLAVHASVNWTDWSSFEKLEAKIPELSNSAILVKEENWKDNYRFALGATYELSAKSSLRAGVAYDQAAVDDIHRTATIPEVNRLWLSAGYGYQYSENLAFDFGATYIFADESPMHEADTDSLPFGGAFEGQVSGNIMLVGVQASYRF, via the coding sequence ATGAATAAGCGCATTTTATCTGTGGCTGTGATTGCAGCAATCATGGGAACAACGACTCAAGTTCAAGCGGCTGGTTTTCAATTAGCTGAATACTCTGCAACAGGATTAGGCCGTGCCTACGCCGGTGAAGCTGCTATGGCCGATAACGCGGCTGCACAATTTCGTAACCCAGCCATGCTCACCTACCTTCAAGGTACTCAAATGACCACTGGTGCGATTTTGGTTATGCCAAATATCGATGTTGATGGTGAAGTGACCTATGTCGACGGTAAAAACCCAACATCGGCAAAGGACATTGCTGGTGATGCGGTTGTTCCCAATTTTTATGTATCACATCAGTTAAATGAGCAATGGTTCTTAGGTGTTGCCTTAGGAAGCAACTTTGGTATGGCGACAGAGCTTGATGATAGCTTTCGCGGCAACCAATTTGGTAATGAAGCTTCGGTGACAACAGTAGAGCTTAACCCTAATATTGCATACCGTATCAATGACCAGTTTAGTATCGGTGCTGGCGTTCGCTTTGTGATGGGTGAAGGCAGCTTCGGTGCCAAGAGCTCTGTTGATGTTCCATTATCTGCAAGTCTCATTATTCCTAAGGGAACCACTCTAAAGTACATGGAAGGGGATGATACCTCTTGGGGATGGCAGCTAGGTGGTGCATGGCAGATCAATGCTAATAACCGTATTGGCTTTAACTATCGTTCTGAGGTTGAGCAAAACTTGGAAGGTGAAGCGAATGGCCTAGGTTTTAGCATGCTTGAAGGTAGCATGAACGCGAGTAAAATCTATGCGGGTGCAATGGAGCTTACGCTCCCAGCCACAGCTGAGATTGCCAGTTTCCACCAATTAACGGATAAGCTTGCTGTTCATGCCAGCGTGAACTGGACTGACTGGAGCTCATTCGAAAAGCTTGAAGCTAAAATTCCTGAGCTAAGTAACTCTGCTATTTTGGTTAAAGAGGAAAACTGGAAAGATAACTACCGTTTTGCACTTGGTGCGACTTATGAGTTGTCTGCAAAATCAAGCCTAAGAGCTGGTGTTGCCTATGATCAGGCCGCGGTTGATGATATTCACCGTACGGCGACCATTCCTGAAGTTAACCGTCTTTGGTTGAGTGCTGGTTATGGATACCAATATAGCGAAAATTTAGCGTTTGATTTCGGGGCAACTTACATCTTTGCTGATGAGTCTCCAATGCATGAGGCTGACACTGATTCACTGCCGTTTGGTGGAGCGTTTGAGGGGCAAGTTAGTGGTAATATTATGCTAGTGGGTGTGCAGGCTAGCTACCGTTTCTAA
- the leuD gene encoding 3-isopropylmalate dehydratase small subunit, with translation MEAFTKHTGLAVMIDSANVDTDQIIPKQFLSKVTRDGFGVHLFHDWRYLDDAGDEPNPEFTLNQSRYKGASILISKENFGCGSSREHAPWALADFGLRAIIAPSFADIFYGNSINNGLLPVRLSDVEVQQLMDEVQANEGAEITVDLEGLTVTSPSGAVFSFEIAGSARHNMLNGLDAIGLTLAYDVQIASYESQLPAWKA, from the coding sequence ATGGAAGCATTTACTAAGCATACCGGGCTGGCTGTGATGATCGACAGTGCCAATGTCGATACCGATCAGATCATCCCTAAACAGTTTTTATCTAAAGTAACTCGCGATGGTTTTGGTGTTCACCTTTTTCATGATTGGCGCTATCTCGATGATGCCGGTGATGAGCCAAACCCTGAGTTCACTCTGAATCAGTCAAGATACAAAGGTGCATCGATACTTATCTCTAAAGAGAATTTTGGTTGTGGTTCAAGCCGAGAACATGCGCCTTGGGCGTTAGCTGACTTTGGCCTAAGAGCTATCATCGCTCCAAGTTTTGCCGACATTTTCTATGGCAACTCCATTAATAATGGTTTACTGCCTGTGCGTCTAAGTGATGTTGAAGTTCAGCAGTTGATGGATGAGGTTCAAGCCAATGAAGGGGCTGAGATCACAGTGGATCTGGAGGGATTAACGGTGACATCTCCCTCTGGTGCTGTGTTTAGCTTTGAAATCGCAGGCTCTGCTAGGCATAACATGCTTAATGGTTTAGATGCGATTGGCTTGACCTTAGCTTATGATGTGCAGATTGCGAGCTATGAGTCACAACTTCCAGCTTGGAAAGCGTGA
- the leuC gene encoding 3-isopropylmalate dehydratase large subunit, producing the protein MAKTLYEKVWDSHVVVANEGEAPLIYVDRHLVHEVTSPQAFSGLKVAGRRLRAPEKTFATMDHNTSTKSASLDALSPMARIQVETLQDNCKEFGIKLYDIHHKNQGIVHVMGPELGITLPGTVIVCGDSHTATHGAFGALAFGIGTSEVEHVMATQTLRQNKAKTMKIEVKGHVTPGITAKDIVLAIIGKIGMDGGTGYVVEFCGEAIEALSMEGRMTVCNMAIEMGAKAGMIAPDATTAEYLKGREFAPKAESWEQAIEAWSELKTDADAVFDSTVILEAADIAPQLTWGTNPGQVVAIDGVVPNPQDEPNATVKASIEKALEYVALSAGTSMKDVSINKVFIGSCTNSRIEDLRDAALHAKGKHVAEGVTAIVVPGSGLVKEQAEAEGLDKIFIEAGFEWRLPGCSMCLAMNDDRLEAGDRCASTSNRNFEGRQGRGSRTHLVSPAMAAAAAVAGHFVDIRQTL; encoded by the coding sequence ATGGCCAAAACATTATATGAGAAGGTTTGGGACAGTCATGTTGTTGTGGCTAATGAAGGTGAAGCGCCGCTTATCTACGTAGACAGACATCTAGTGCATGAGGTGACATCACCTCAGGCATTTAGTGGGTTAAAGGTCGCTGGACGTAGGTTACGTGCGCCAGAGAAAACCTTTGCTACCATGGATCATAATACTTCTACCAAGAGTGCTAGCTTAGATGCATTAAGCCCAATGGCCCGTATTCAGGTGGAAACGCTACAGGATAACTGTAAAGAGTTCGGTATCAAACTCTATGATATTCACCATAAAAACCAAGGTATTGTCCATGTGATGGGGCCTGAGCTTGGTATCACCTTGCCGGGTACTGTTATCGTGTGTGGCGATTCTCATACCGCAACCCATGGTGCATTTGGAGCGCTAGCGTTCGGGATCGGTACCTCTGAGGTTGAGCATGTTATGGCAACTCAGACGCTGCGTCAAAACAAGGCGAAAACGATGAAGATTGAGGTTAAAGGCCATGTGACACCTGGCATTACCGCAAAGGACATCGTACTAGCGATTATCGGTAAAATTGGTATGGATGGTGGTACAGGTTATGTGGTCGAATTTTGTGGCGAGGCTATTGAAGCACTCTCTATGGAAGGCCGTATGACGGTATGTAACATGGCAATTGAGATGGGTGCTAAAGCTGGCATGATTGCACCAGATGCAACAACTGCTGAGTATCTTAAAGGTCGTGAGTTTGCGCCTAAGGCAGAGAGTTGGGAGCAGGCGATTGAGGCTTGGTCTGAACTGAAAACGGATGCAGACGCCGTTTTTGATTCAACTGTCATACTCGAAGCGGCTGATATCGCACCTCAACTTACTTGGGGAACTAACCCTGGACAGGTGGTGGCGATCGATGGTGTTGTGCCAAATCCGCAAGATGAGCCAAATGCAACGGTTAAGGCCAGTATCGAGAAAGCCTTAGAGTATGTTGCTTTGAGCGCGGGTACTAGCATGAAAGATGTCAGTATCAATAAGGTCTTTATTGGATCTTGCACAAACTCGCGTATTGAAGATCTACGTGATGCGGCTTTGCATGCTAAAGGTAAGCATGTGGCTGAAGGTGTAACTGCGATTGTAGTACCAGGCTCAGGTTTAGTTAAAGAGCAAGCAGAGGCTGAAGGTTTAGATAAGATCTTTATCGAAGCGGGATTTGAGTGGCGTCTACCGGGCTGCTCTATGTGCTTAGCGATGAATGATGATCGATTGGAGGCTGGCGATCGCTGTGCTTCTACGAGTAATCGTAATTTCGAAGGGCGTCAGGGACGGGGGAGTCGAACTCACCTTGTTAGTCCTGCCATGGCAGCTGCGGCCGCAGTTGCGGGTCATTTTGTCGATATTCGTCAAACGCTTTAG